In Laspinema palackyanum D2c, a single window of DNA contains:
- the modA gene encoding molybdate ABC transporter substrate-binding protein, with translation MGFALLALLVACGSSPETQPTDSSSATVTLTVSAASDLNAVFPEIAQLWEEETGHQVVFNLGSTGQLAQQIAQGAPVDLFAAASQKFVEDLDKKGVVISETKALYGVGRITLWHREDSALNLQQLQDLTRPEIKRVAIANPAHAPYGVAAKEALQSVGIWDEIQPKLVLGENVRQAQQYAESGNVDVAIAALSISLNRPGQWLLIPEELHQPLVQMLVIPKTAPHPEIAQEFADFINGPQGRVLMKNYGFRLPGED, from the coding sequence ATGGGTTTTGCCCTGCTCGCGCTGCTGGTCGCTTGTGGCAGTTCTCCAGAAACCCAGCCGACTGACTCATCCTCTGCTACTGTGACGCTAACGGTTTCTGCTGCCTCAGATTTGAATGCTGTGTTTCCCGAAATTGCTCAACTTTGGGAAGAGGAAACGGGACATCAAGTGGTATTTAATCTCGGTTCAACGGGACAACTGGCTCAACAAATTGCCCAGGGTGCGCCGGTGGATTTATTTGCCGCTGCTAGTCAAAAATTTGTGGAAGATTTAGATAAAAAAGGGGTGGTTATTTCCGAGACAAAGGCACTTTATGGGGTGGGAAGAATTACCCTTTGGCATCGAGAAGACAGTGCTTTGAATCTGCAACAACTTCAGGATTTGACCCGGCCCGAGATTAAACGAGTTGCCATTGCCAATCCCGCTCATGCTCCCTACGGAGTAGCCGCCAAAGAAGCTTTACAATCCGTGGGAATTTGGGATGAAATTCAGCCGAAGTTGGTACTGGGGGAAAATGTTAGACAAGCCCAACAGTATGCAGAAAGCGGGAATGTGGATGTGGCGATCGCCGCTTTATCAATTAGCCTGAATCGTCCGGGTCAGTGGTTGTTAATTCCAGAAGAGTTACATCAGCCGCTTGTGCAGATGTTAGTCATTCCCAAAACTGCTCCTCATCCAGAGATTGCCCAGGAGTTTGCAGACTTTATTAATGGTCCTCAAGGTAGAGTTTTGATGAAAAATTATGGATTTAGGCTACCGGGTGAGGACTGA
- a CDS encoding response regulator transcription factor gives MPLTILIVDDDPAIRLSICHYLEQCGYSAIAAQNGQEGLLKVEEFQPQLLVTDIIMPEMDGYELVKRVRKKPALRLLPVIFLTARTSTPERILGYQLGCDLYLPKPFDLDELGAVIRNLLERSQLIQSQWRFNSDDSLSPASEPNSNPPSSLDSLPASFNPGTTALTAQESEFTIALTPRERDVLDLLAEGLSNAQIGDRLHLSPRTVEKYVSALLRKTETSNRAGLLRFAIEHHLV, from the coding sequence ATGCCCTTGACGATTCTGATTGTTGATGACGATCCCGCTATTCGTCTTTCTATCTGCCATTATTTGGAGCAGTGCGGTTACTCTGCGATCGCGGCTCAGAATGGTCAAGAGGGTCTATTAAAAGTAGAAGAATTTCAACCTCAGTTACTGGTAACGGATATCATCATGCCCGAGATGGATGGGTATGAACTGGTTAAGCGGGTCCGCAAAAAACCCGCGTTGCGGTTGTTACCTGTGATTTTTTTAACCGCCCGCACCAGTACCCCAGAACGGATTTTAGGCTATCAACTCGGCTGCGATTTGTATTTACCGAAGCCGTTTGATTTGGATGAACTCGGCGCAGTGATTCGCAATCTGTTAGAGCGATCGCAACTCATCCAGTCCCAGTGGCGATTTAATTCTGATGACTCCCTCTCTCCCGCTTCCGAACCCAACAGCAACCCGCCCTCCTCTTTGGATTCTCTCCCGGCTAGTTTCAATCCCGGAACTACGGCATTAACGGCACAAGAGTCAGAGTTTACGATTGCTTTAACACCCCGAGAACGAGATGTTTTAGATTTACTGGCGGAAGGTCTTTCTAATGCCCAAATTGGCGATCGGCTGCATTTGAGTCCGCGCACGGTGGAAAAATATGTGAGTGCGCTGTTGCGAAAAACGGAAACCAGTAATCGCGCCGGACTCCTGCGGTTTGCGATCGAGCATCACTTGGTTTAG
- a CDS encoding glucose-6-phosphate isomerase: MDARSLWKRYQDWLYYHEGLELYLDISRMRFDDAFVESMKPKFAQAFEEMKALEAGAVANPDEGRMVGHYWLRNPDIAPTPELKQEILENLSHIEEFAQKVHNGTIHPPSASKFTDILSIGIGGSALGPQFVSTALAPESAPLGIHFIDNTDPAGIDDLLNHIKDRLATTLVLVISKSGTTPDTRNGMIEVQKAFESMNLNFPHHAIAITGHDSALEKQAQKEGWIDIFPMHDWVGGRTSELSGVGLVPAALQGIDIKGMLAGAKEMDDATRQPDLKGNPAALLALSWYFAGNGRGEKDMVVLPYKDSLLLFSRYLQQLVMESLGKEKDLAGNTVYQGIAVYGNKGSTDQHAYVQQLREGVPNFFLTFIEVLEDRQGHSPNVEPGITTGDYLLGFLYGTREAIYDNQRDSISVTIPQVNPRIVGALIALYDRAVGLYASLINVNAYHQPGVEAGKKAASEILNLQTRIMEVIAAEGKPLSLEELAEKADASDRVEMIYKILRHLHANGRQVNLSGNLAQPASLSVSPR; this comes from the coding sequence ATGGATGCTCGATCACTGTGGAAACGATATCAGGACTGGCTCTATTATCATGAAGGGCTAGAACTCTACCTGGATATCAGTCGAATGAGATTCGATGATGCCTTCGTCGAATCGATGAAACCTAAGTTTGCTCAAGCCTTTGAGGAAATGAAGGCCCTAGAAGCCGGGGCAGTCGCCAATCCCGATGAAGGCCGGATGGTGGGTCACTATTGGTTACGGAATCCGGACATTGCACCCACCCCCGAACTCAAACAAGAAATCCTCGAAAACCTCAGCCATATCGAGGAGTTTGCCCAAAAAGTTCATAACGGGACAATCCACCCTCCCAGCGCTTCCAAATTTACAGACATTCTCTCCATCGGCATTGGTGGATCGGCCCTCGGACCGCAATTTGTCTCCACAGCCTTGGCCCCTGAGTCTGCACCCCTAGGGATTCACTTCATTGACAACACCGACCCGGCAGGGATCGATGACTTGTTAAATCACATCAAAGACCGTCTGGCAACCACCCTGGTCCTGGTAATTTCTAAATCCGGCACCACCCCAGATACCCGCAATGGCATGATTGAGGTGCAAAAAGCCTTTGAAAGCATGAATCTCAACTTTCCCCATCATGCTATTGCCATTACCGGCCATGATAGCGCCCTAGAAAAACAAGCCCAAAAAGAAGGCTGGATTGATATTTTCCCCATGCATGACTGGGTGGGAGGACGGACCTCAGAACTCTCAGGGGTGGGGTTAGTCCCCGCAGCTTTGCAGGGCATTGATATTAAGGGTATGCTGGCTGGGGCCAAAGAAATGGATGATGCCACTCGTCAACCGGACCTCAAGGGCAATCCCGCCGCACTACTGGCCCTCTCCTGGTACTTTGCAGGCAATGGACGGGGGGAAAAAGATATGGTAGTCCTGCCTTATAAAGACAGTCTGTTGCTGTTTAGCCGCTATCTGCAACAGTTGGTGATGGAATCCCTGGGTAAGGAGAAAGATTTAGCAGGCAATACCGTCTATCAAGGGATTGCCGTGTACGGAAATAAGGGGTCTACGGATCAACACGCTTATGTTCAACAACTGCGCGAGGGGGTCCCGAATTTCTTCCTAACGTTTATTGAGGTTTTAGAAGACCGCCAGGGCCATTCCCCAAATGTAGAACCGGGAATCACCACGGGGGATTATTTGTTAGGCTTTTTGTATGGAACTCGGGAAGCGATTTATGACAATCAGCGCGATTCCATTTCGGTGACCATTCCCCAGGTTAATCCCCGTATCGTGGGGGCTTTGATTGCCCTGTACGATCGCGCCGTTGGTTTATATGCTTCTTTGATTAACGTCAATGCCTATCACCAACCGGGGGTCGAGGCGGGTAAAAAGGCAGCTTCTGAGATTCTCAACCTCCAAACTCGCATTATGGAGGTAATTGCAGCGGAAGGGAAACCGTTATCCCTAGAGGAGTTGGCCGAGAAAGCCGATGCGAGCGATCGCGTTGAAATGATTTATAAAATCCTGCGCCATCTCCATGCCAATGGACGGCAAGTGAATCTCTCGGGTAATTTGGCCCAACCTGCCAGTTTAAGTGTCTCTCCTCGTTAA
- a CDS encoding DUF72 domain-containing protein: MTVCIGTSGWSYQHWEGVLYPYQLAPRSRLDYYIQQYQTVEVNSTYYRWPQEAAFTNWQHRLPPGFLMTVKAPRGLTHSQRIYSPENWLARIGKGLECLGDRLGILLVQLPPQFGCDLPRLAYFLEQVPPWIKVAMEFRHPSWHIEEVFSLLERFGVAYCVMSGANLPCILRATAPFVYVRLHGPDPHSLYGGSYSDEDLSWWASRLGEWESQGHSAFVYFNNDGGGNAVRNASKLKTLVENQTF; encoded by the coding sequence ATGACCGTTTGCATCGGCACTTCAGGTTGGAGTTATCAACATTGGGAAGGTGTGCTTTATCCGTACCAGTTAGCGCCCCGTTCCAGATTGGATTACTATATCCAGCAGTATCAAACCGTCGAAGTTAACAGCACATACTACCGATGGCCCCAAGAGGCGGCCTTTACTAACTGGCAACATCGCCTCCCTCCAGGATTTCTGATGACTGTAAAAGCGCCCCGGGGGTTAACGCACTCCCAGCGTATTTACTCCCCAGAGAACTGGTTGGCACGGATAGGCAAGGGACTGGAATGCTTGGGCGATCGCCTGGGCATTCTGCTGGTCCAACTTCCACCCCAATTCGGCTGCGACTTGCCCCGCCTAGCCTACTTTTTAGAACAAGTACCCCCCTGGATCAAAGTGGCAATGGAATTCCGACATCCAAGCTGGCACATAGAAGAGGTATTTTCGCTCCTGGAACGCTTTGGAGTAGCTTACTGCGTCATGAGCGGGGCAAACCTGCCTTGCATCCTCCGCGCCACAGCGCCTTTCGTCTATGTACGACTTCACGGCCCCGATCCCCACTCCCTCTACGGCGGATCCTACTCGGACGAGGATTTGTCCTGGTGGGCTTCACGTCTTGGCGAGTGGGAAAGTCAGGGGCACAGCGCGTTTGTGTACTTCAACAACGATGGTGGCGGAAATGCCGTGAGGAATGCTTCTAAGTTAAAAACTTTGGTAGAGAACCAGACTTTTTGA
- the fghA gene encoding S-formylglutathione hydrolase: MTLTLTQQNRSFGGTIQFYQHSSECCDAPMRFSVYIPPQAAQQPVPILYWLSGLTCTEENFMIKAGAQRLAAQYGLLLVAPDTSPRNLGLPGEEDRSDFGSGASFYVDATELPWNKHYQMYRYVTEELPALIEENFPVDPTRQSIFGHSMGGHGALICALRHPSRYQSVSAFAPITAPMSCPWGETAFRGYLGENRQTWAAYDASELVKTSAWQRPILIDQGDADSFLAQGQLLPERFEAACQQAGIDLRLRMQPGYDHSYYFIASFIDDHLRHHAEALGVVV, from the coding sequence ATGACCCTTACCCTAACTCAGCAAAATCGTTCCTTTGGTGGAACTATCCAGTTTTATCAGCATTCCTCCGAATGCTGCGATGCTCCAATGCGGTTCTCGGTGTATATTCCTCCCCAAGCGGCCCAGCAGCCAGTTCCCATTCTGTATTGGCTATCGGGACTAACTTGTACAGAAGAGAATTTTATGATCAAGGCGGGGGCACAACGTCTGGCAGCCCAATATGGCTTGCTATTGGTCGCCCCGGATACCAGCCCCCGCAATCTGGGACTCCCGGGAGAAGAGGACCGCTCGGATTTCGGGAGTGGAGCCAGCTTTTATGTAGATGCGACGGAATTGCCCTGGAATAAGCATTATCAGATGTACCGCTATGTCACCGAGGAACTTCCCGCCCTGATTGAGGAGAATTTCCCAGTGGATCCGACTCGTCAGAGTATTTTCGGTCATTCGATGGGGGGACATGGGGCGCTCATCTGTGCATTACGCCATCCCTCTCGTTATCAGTCTGTCTCCGCCTTCGCCCCCATTACAGCCCCCATGTCTTGTCCTTGGGGGGAAACAGCATTTCGCGGCTATTTGGGGGAGAATCGTCAAACTTGGGCTGCCTATGATGCGAGTGAGTTGGTGAAGACTTCAGCTTGGCAACGTCCGATTTTGATTGACCAAGGGGATGCGGATTCGTTTTTGGCCCAAGGTCAGTTATTACCGGAACGGTTTGAGGCAGCTTGTCAGCAGGCTGGTATTGACCTGCGGTTGCGGATGCAGCCCGGGTACGACCATAGTTACTACTTTATTGCCAGTTTCATAGATGACCATCTCCGCCATCATGCGGAGGCGTTAGGTGTAGTTGTTTGA
- a CDS encoding S-(hydroxymethyl)glutathione dehydrogenase/class III alcohol dehydrogenase, with translation MDVQAAVAWQADKPLSLETVQLDGPKAGEVMVEIKATGVCHTDAYTLSGADPEGLFPAILGHEGAGVVVEVGEEVKSLKVGDRVIPLYTPECRQCKYCLSNKTNLCQAIRATQGKGVMPDGTSRFSLNGEKIHHYMGTSTFANFTVLPEIAVAKIREDAPLDKVCLIGCGVTTGIGAVINTAKVEPGSNVVVFGLGGIGLNVIQGARLVGANQIIGIDLNPAKRDLAEKFGMTHFINPNDVDDVVAAIIDLTDGGADYSFECIGNVNVMRQALECCHKGWGESVIIGVAGAGQEISTRPFQLVTGRVWRGSAFGGARGRRDVPKIVDWYMDGKIDIDSLVSHIIPVNRINEAFDLMHAGEGIRTVVTFPES, from the coding sequence ATGGACGTACAAGCCGCCGTTGCTTGGCAAGCCGATAAACCTTTAAGTTTAGAAACCGTACAACTTGATGGTCCCAAAGCCGGAGAAGTTATGGTGGAAATCAAAGCGACCGGCGTTTGTCATACCGATGCCTATACTCTATCGGGAGCCGACCCGGAGGGACTGTTTCCGGCTATCCTGGGCCATGAAGGGGCGGGAGTTGTGGTGGAAGTCGGCGAGGAAGTCAAAAGTCTTAAAGTAGGCGATCGCGTCATTCCCCTCTATACCCCAGAATGTCGTCAATGCAAATACTGTCTCAGCAATAAAACCAACCTCTGTCAAGCAATCCGAGCCACCCAAGGCAAAGGAGTCATGCCAGATGGCACCAGTCGCTTCTCCCTCAACGGCGAAAAAATCCATCACTACATGGGAACCTCCACCTTTGCTAACTTCACCGTTCTGCCAGAAATCGCCGTTGCCAAAATCCGGGAAGACGCCCCGTTAGATAAAGTCTGTCTAATCGGTTGTGGAGTCACAACCGGCATCGGCGCAGTCATCAACACCGCCAAAGTCGAACCGGGGTCAAATGTCGTCGTCTTTGGGTTAGGGGGAATTGGACTGAACGTCATCCAAGGAGCGCGTTTAGTGGGAGCCAACCAAATTATTGGCATTGACCTCAACCCCGCCAAACGGGACCTCGCTGAAAAATTTGGCATGACTCATTTCATCAACCCCAACGATGTAGATGATGTTGTTGCAGCCATCATCGACCTCACCGATGGCGGTGCCGACTATAGCTTTGAATGTATCGGCAACGTCAACGTGATGCGTCAGGCCCTCGAATGCTGTCATAAAGGCTGGGGCGAATCGGTGATCATTGGCGTTGCAGGGGCGGGCCAAGAAATTAGCACCCGTCCCTTCCAACTCGTCACGGGGCGGGTTTGGCGAGGAAGCGCTTTTGGTGGAGCCAGAGGTCGCAGGGATGTCCCTAAAATCGTCGATTGGTACATGGATGGTAAAATCGACATCGATAGTCTAGTCTCCCATATCATCCCCGTCAATCGGATCAACGAGGCTTTTGACCTGATGCACGCCGGGGAAGGCATTCGCACCGTTGTCACATTCCCCGAATCATGA
- the modB gene encoding molybdate ABC transporter permease subunit → MIWQPLILSLQVTGIASLLILILGLGLGILLARTRFPGQLLVSTVLNLPLVLPPSVVGYGLLLALGRGSPIQEVLGIQLLFTWQAAAIASTVVALPLMVESTRVAIATVNPELEDAARTLGASELEVLWLISLPLAYRGVLAGLGLSIARGLGEFGATLMVAGSIPGRTQTLPLAIYDAVQMQDYQRANQMVLMMTVIAFTLLWGVRLLEKAQEHQ, encoded by the coding sequence ATGATTTGGCAGCCTTTAATTTTGTCGTTGCAGGTGACAGGAATTGCTAGTTTGTTGATTTTGATTTTGGGTTTGGGACTGGGTATTCTGTTAGCCCGAACCCGCTTTCCGGGACAACTGCTGGTTTCGACGGTGTTAAATTTACCCTTGGTTCTGCCTCCGAGTGTGGTGGGTTATGGGTTATTGCTGGCATTAGGAAGAGGTAGTCCGATTCAGGAAGTTTTGGGAATTCAGTTATTATTTACTTGGCAAGCTGCCGCGATCGCCTCGACGGTGGTAGCACTCCCGTTAATGGTGGAATCCACAAGGGTGGCGATCGCTACTGTCAATCCTGAACTAGAAGACGCCGCCCGCACTTTAGGCGCATCAGAACTAGAAGTCTTATGGCTGATTAGTTTACCCTTAGCTTATCGGGGAGTATTGGCTGGATTGGGGTTAAGTATCGCCCGAGGGTTAGGGGAATTTGGGGCGACTCTGATGGTGGCAGGCAGTATTCCCGGGCGCACCCAAACCTTACCGTTGGCGATTTATGATGCGGTACAGATGCAGGATTATCAACGCGCCAATCAAATGGTGCTGATGATGACTGTTATCGCCTTTACCTTGTTGTGGGGGGTGAGACTGTTGGAAAAGGCTCAGGAACATCAATGA
- a CDS encoding cytotoxic translational repressor of toxin-antitoxin stability system, translated as MILEARYSRSFLLDLRQLDRASFERVYEFVFFKFMQIERIQQLPELHQLGSHPIFYRFRLDNYLVAIQVIGHFVKFLRILPLPDMNEP; from the coding sequence GTGATTCTTGAAGCGCGCTATAGTCGGTCTTTCCTTCTCGATCTTCGGCAGTTAGACCGAGCTAGTTTCGAGCGGGTTTATGAATTCGTCTTTTTCAAATTTATGCAGATTGAACGGATTCAACAGTTGCCCGAGTTACACCAACTCGGGTCTCATCCTATTTTTTATCGGTTTAGGCTGGATAACTATTTGGTTGCAATACAAGTTATTGGTCATTTTGTCAAGTTTTTACGGATTCTACCCCTGCCAGACATGAACGAACCCTAA
- a CDS encoding NACHT domain-containing protein has translation MKKQQKRSLLALGSVVISLSVIGVSLAQTPKLPETTPTVESTPTATPEKSPKSERSPSPEPSPAALPTGSPASPSPETSPAASPRATSSAGKPLSIDWNVVGAVATVVGAVATVAAIIFSGVTVFMTPKFNYFWQDRRSRKQEKEADAKRLQAEVDGEKAYLDKLRVEVKNPSICNLPRVPNLDLESIYVELQVREEKQHYVKPEEIEQQAVGDPNELLQQVSENWAHPRKDEWAPEAALANFPRMVVLGDPGAGKTTMEHYLTLKMAKQESPILPYLPFYVELGKFIERKNTKESKDTANYSLLDFIADELDNRYGFCNARPYLDRLLSENKAAFLLDGLDETSGGETRQKADDAYNHVVHAIDDLSTLCDRAPIVITCRKAGWRGGLKGFKSLEVLDFNWEQIQKFIKNWFASDPNKAEGLRQKLTENLRMQTLAGNPLILSLIAIVYQNDLELPERRTELYKRCLEVLLQEWDSSRGIKRFSQFTTDRKRDLLQEVAWSFHLCGKRYFPEDELLEVIANFLPTIAISTEEKRVILNEIAAQYGLLKEQAQGWYGFLHLTFQEYFTARAANDKGLQGIQQVVAHHHESWWQEVIFLLAGLLNDATPLLLGILGYSTEQLSKEVSPAIINDDLFHSNLLLAARCLIGTPRISKPGLRESIISEVKNLFLTSPYAFDCERSVGVLVEIGGDLVNSELRKMLKNKQIDSGKRSYIAFMFGKVGIKNVMGDLLEIVQDKNSFGRDVYFNSLLALADLDPSTAFPLLQNIIFSKKVDILLVDQLLPVIDNLVEKVTILNPDSVFFNFMELLEKPRLFPSFSSVASIASIVAKLGDDSIGEKLLQLLLSPNTDLPTKLDITQTLKALKDKSIINFILLKLKDETLGWQTRWLLTEVLEEIPDNATEPLQKIVTDQTIDVKVRVGIAATLGALGLRDTIQFLCEAIETQSVPADLKIGRHTQLSYCWQRITYILKSLEDYQVKAILEKAFDEYISSIKSRSSPQNKFDFDFKQVRSIIKSAEVYKSEQMARQMIKLLDESMPVFQDNILNCLPKFTSKSIVPDLLILLENREKYHAQEWRWDAIVYAIGNVADDEATVRALVNLMKTTPKIQKNPMSFQEKPGFIAALYEALYSVSQRAKVKINPDLTIDRYNTL, from the coding sequence ATGAAAAAGCAACAAAAACGATCCTTACTCGCATTGGGTTCTGTAGTAATAAGTTTGTCAGTGATAGGTGTAAGTCTTGCCCAAACTCCAAAGCTACCGGAAACAACGCCTACAGTCGAGTCAACTCCAACAGCGACTCCTGAAAAATCCCCGAAATCAGAACGTTCACCGTCACCAGAACCGAGTCCTGCTGCTTTACCGACAGGATCACCTGCATCACCGTCACCAGAAACCAGTCCTGCTGCTTCACCTCGTGCTACGTCCTCAGCAGGAAAACCCCTTTCTATCGATTGGAATGTGGTAGGAGCAGTGGCGACTGTGGTAGGAGCAGTGGCAACTGTTGCAGCTATAATTTTTTCTGGTGTCACAGTATTCATGACTCCAAAATTTAACTATTTTTGGCAAGACAGACGCAGCCGTAAACAGGAAAAAGAAGCTGACGCTAAAAGGCTGCAGGCTGAAGTAGATGGAGAAAAAGCCTACCTAGATAAATTACGTGTGGAAGTTAAAAATCCGAGTATTTGTAACTTGCCGAGAGTTCCGAATCTTGATTTAGAGAGCATTTATGTGGAATTGCAAGTGCGTGAAGAAAAGCAGCACTACGTTAAGCCGGAAGAGATAGAACAACAAGCAGTAGGAGACCCTAACGAACTACTGCAACAGGTATCGGAAAATTGGGCCCACCCAAGAAAAGATGAGTGGGCCCCTGAAGCTGCTTTGGCAAACTTCCCTCGAATGGTAGTTCTCGGAGACCCGGGTGCTGGCAAAACTACGATGGAACACTATCTGACTTTAAAAATGGCGAAACAAGAATCGCCCATTTTGCCTTACTTACCTTTTTATGTAGAACTGGGAAAGTTTATAGAGCGAAAAAATACTAAAGAAAGCAAGGATACAGCCAACTATTCTTTACTGGATTTTATAGCGGATGAGTTGGATAACCGCTATGGTTTTTGTAATGCGCGACCTTATCTAGATCGATTGTTAAGCGAAAATAAAGCAGCGTTTTTATTAGATGGATTGGACGAAACGAGTGGTGGAGAGACGCGGCAAAAAGCTGATGATGCGTACAATCACGTCGTTCATGCAATCGATGACCTATCAACCCTATGTGATCGAGCGCCCATAGTCATCACTTGCCGAAAAGCAGGCTGGCGTGGTGGTTTAAAAGGGTTTAAAAGTCTAGAAGTGCTTGATTTTAATTGGGAACAGATTCAGAAATTTATTAAAAACTGGTTTGCATCCGACCCAAACAAAGCAGAAGGGCTACGCCAAAAATTGACAGAAAATCTGCGAATGCAGACTCTAGCCGGAAATCCACTAATCCTATCTTTGATTGCTATCGTCTATCAAAATGATCTAGAATTGCCAGAACGCCGCACCGAGTTATACAAACGTTGTCTAGAGGTATTGCTGCAGGAATGGGATTCCTCACGAGGTATCAAGCGATTTAGCCAATTTACTACGGATCGCAAGCGAGATCTTTTGCAAGAGGTGGCTTGGTCTTTTCATTTATGTGGAAAGCGCTATTTCCCTGAAGATGAATTACTAGAAGTAATCGCAAACTTTTTACCAACAATCGCTATTTCGACTGAAGAAAAAAGAGTGATTTTAAACGAAATCGCCGCTCAGTATGGATTGTTGAAAGAGCAAGCTCAGGGGTGGTACGGATTTCTCCATTTGACGTTTCAAGAGTATTTTACTGCTCGGGCCGCAAATGATAAAGGTTTGCAGGGAATCCAACAAGTTGTCGCTCATCACCATGAATCTTGGTGGCAAGAAGTTATCTTTTTGTTAGCAGGGCTTCTTAATGACGCGACACCCCTACTGCTCGGAATTTTGGGATATTCAACGGAACAATTATCCAAAGAAGTGTCCCCAGCAATTATCAATGACGATCTTTTTCATAGCAACTTACTTTTAGCCGCCCGTTGTTTGATTGGTACCCCTCGAATTTCCAAGCCAGGTTTGCGAGAAAGTATTATTTCTGAAGTGAAAAACTTATTCCTTACTTCCCCCTACGCCTTTGACTGCGAGAGATCGGTTGGAGTTTTAGTAGAAATTGGTGGCGACTTGGTCAACAGCGAGCTGCGGAAAATGTTAAAAAATAAACAGATTGACTCTGGGAAACGCTCGTATATTGCTTTCATGTTCGGAAAAGTTGGCATTAAAAATGTTATGGGTGATTTATTGGAAATTGTACAGGATAAAAATAGTTTTGGGAGAGATGTTTATTTTAATAGCTTGCTTGCACTTGCCGACTTGGATCCATCTACTGCTTTTCCTCTTTTACAGAATATAATTTTTTCGAAAAAAGTGGATATTTTGCTGGTAGATCAGCTTCTTCCAGTAATAGACAATCTAGTTGAAAAGGTTACTATTTTAAATCCAGACTCGGTCTTTTTCAATTTCATGGAACTGCTTGAAAAACCTCGACTTTTTCCATCCTTTAGTTCTGTAGCTTCTATAGCTTCTATAGTGGCTAAATTGGGTGATGATTCCATTGGGGAGAAACTACTACAGCTTCTGTTAAGTCCCAACACAGATTTACCAACAAAGTTAGATATTACTCAAACTCTAAAAGCATTAAAAGATAAATCAATAATCAACTTTATACTATTAAAACTTAAAGATGAAACTCTGGGATGGCAGACCCGATGGTTATTAACAGAAGTCTTGGAAGAAATTCCAGATAACGCCACAGAACCCCTACAAAAAATAGTAACTGACCAAACAATTGATGTAAAAGTTCGAGTAGGAATTGCTGCTACTTTGGGAGCTTTGGGCCTGCGTGATACTATCCAGTTTTTATGTGAAGCCATAGAAACACAGAGTGTACCAGCCGACTTGAAAATCGGTCGGCATACTCAACTTAGTTATTGTTGGCAACGGATAACCTATATCTTAAAAAGTCTTGAAGATTATCAAGTCAAAGCAATTTTAGAAAAAGCATTTGATGAGTACATTTCCAGCATTAAAAGCCGTTCTTCGCCACAAAATAAATTTGACTTTGACTTTAAGCAAGTAAGAAGCATCATTAAATCGGCTGAAGTATATAAAAGCGAACAAATGGCCCGTCAGATGATAAAACTACTCGATGAATCTATGCCTGTATTTCAAGATAACATATTGAATTGTTTGCCAAAGTTTACAAGCAAATCAATAGTACCTGATTTGCTCATTTTACTAGAAAATCGTGAAAAGTACCATGCTCAAGAGTGGAGATGGGACGCGATTGTCTACGCTATTGGAAACGTTGCTGATGACGAGGCAACGGTCAGGGCTTTAGTAAATTTGATGAAAACAACCCCAAAAATCCAGAAAAACCCTATGAGTTTTCAGGAAAAACCAGGTTTTATCGCTGCACTTTATGAAGCTCTTTATTCAGTGAGCCAACGAGCTAAAGTAAAAATAAACCCAGATTTAACAATTGACCGTTACAACACTTTATGA
- a CDS encoding DoxX family protein → MTSNKNTPNRLKEILRVFLSVAIIVVGITHFTHPAQYVRIVPPQLPYPTELVYISGFFEILGGIGLLIPFVSVAAAWGLIALFVAVFPANINQALNSIPIEGIPHHPWLYWARLPFQAVLIAWAWWYTQNPEEQPGSFTEQL, encoded by the coding sequence ATGACTTCAAATAAAAACACTCCCAATCGGCTTAAAGAAATTCTCCGGGTTTTCTTATCAGTCGCCATCATCGTAGTAGGCATTACCCACTTTACTCACCCGGCGCAATATGTCAGAATTGTGCCGCCTCAATTACCTTACCCAACTGAGTTGGTCTATATTAGTGGATTTTTCGAGATTTTAGGAGGCATTGGCTTACTGATTCCGTTTGTCAGCGTTGCCGCTGCCTGGGGACTGATTGCTCTGTTTGTTGCGGTTTTTCCCGCTAATATCAATCAGGCGCTTAATAGTATTCCCATTGAAGGCATTCCTCATCATCCTTGGCTTTACTGGGCTAGACTGCCTTTTCAGGCTGTCTTGATTGCTTGGGCTTGGTGGTACACTCAAAACCCCGAGGAACAACCCGGATCTTTTACAGAACAATTATAG